One Myotis daubentonii chromosome 12, mMyoDau2.1, whole genome shotgun sequence genomic region harbors:
- the KCNF1 gene encoding potassium voltage-gated channel subfamily F member 1 — MDGTGERSLPEPDSQGSRVGDDVEIVVNVGGVRQVLYGDLLSRYPETRLAELLTCLAGGYDSIFSLCDDYDPGKREFYFDRDPDAFKCVLEVYYFGEVHMKKGICPICFKGEMDFWKVDLKFLDQCCRSHLREKREELEEIARRVQLILDDLGLDAAAGRWRRCQQRVWKFLEKPESSRPARAVAVLSFLLILLSSMVMCMGTIPELQVLDAEGSRVEHPTLESVETACIGWFTLEYLLRLFASPNKLHFVLSFMNIVDVLAILPFYVSLTLTHLGARMMELTKVQQAVQALRIMRVARIFKLARHSTGLQTLTYALKRSFKELGLLLMYLAVGIFVFSALGYTMEQSHPETLFKSIPQSFWWAIITMTTVGYGDIYPKTTLGKLNAAISFLCGVIAIALPIHPIINNFVRYYNKQRVLETAAKHELELMELNSGGAGGGEGKAVGSLGDLDNLPPLEPAASKEGAWGSRLKISHSDTVIPLLTQEKHHRTRLQSCK, encoded by the coding sequence ATGGACGGAACCGGGGAGCGCAGCCTCCCGGAGCCGGACAGCCAGGGCTCCCGGGTTGGCGACGACGTGGAGATCGTGGTGAACGTGGGGGGCGTCCGGCAGGTGCTGTACGGAGACCTGCTCAGCCGGTATCCTGAGACCCGGCTGGCGGAGCTGCTGACCTGCCTGGCCGGCGGCTACGACAGCATCTTCTCCCTGTGCGACGACTACGACCCCGGGAAGCGCGAGTTCTACTTCGACCGCGACCCGGACGCCTTCAAGTGCGTCCTGGAGGTGTACTATTTCGGGGAGGTGCACATGAAGAAGGGCATCTGCCCCATCTGCTTCAAGGGCGAGATGGACTTCTGGAAGGTGGACCTCAAGTTCCTGGACCAGTGCTGCCGGAGCCACCTGCGCGAGAAGCGCGAGGAGCTGGAGGAGATCGCGCGCCGCGTGCAGCTCATCCTGGACGACCTGGGCCTGGACGCGGCCGCGGGGCGCTGGCGCCGCTGCCAGCAGCGCGTCTGGAAGTTCCTGGAGAAGCCCGAGTCCTCGCGCCCCGCGCGCGCCGTGGCCGTGCTGTCCTTCCTGCTCATCCTCCTCTCGTCCATGGTCATGTGCATGGGCACCATCCCCGAGCTGCAGGTGCTGGACGCCGAGGGCAGCCGCGTGGAGCACCCGACGCTGGAGAGCGTGGAGACGGCGTGCATCGGCTGGTTCACGCTGGAGTACCTGCTGCGCCTGTTCGCCTCGCCCAACAAGCTGCACTTCGTCCTGTCCTTCATGAACATCGTGGACGTGCTGGCCATCCTGCCCTTCTACGTGAGCCTGACGCTCACGCACCTGGGCGCGCGCATGATGGAGCTGACCAAGGTGCAGCAGGCCGTGCAGGCGCTGCGCATCATGCGCGTGGCCCGCATCTTCAAGCTGGCGCGCCACTCCACCGGCCTGCAGACGCTCACCTACGCGCTCAAACGCAGCTTCAaggagctggggctgctgctcaTGTACCTGGCCGTGGGCATCTTCGTCTTCTCAGCCCTGGGCTACACCATGGAGCAGAGCCACCCCGAGACGCTGTTCAAGAGCATCCCGCAGTCCTTCTGGTGGGCCATCATCACCATGACGACCGTGGGCTACGGCGACATCTACCCCAAGACCACGCTGGGCAAGCTGAACGCGGCCATCAGCTTCCTGTGCGGGGTCATCGCCATCGCCCTCCCCATCCACCCCATCATCAACAACTTCGTCCGGTACTACAACAAGCAGCGCGTCCTGGAGACGGCGGCCAAGCACGAGCTGGAGCTCATGGAGCTCAACTCCGGTGGCGCTGGTGGAGGCGAGGGCAAGGCCGTGGGCTCCCTGGGCGACCTGGACAACCTCCCACCACTGGAGCCCGCAGCCAGCAAGGAGGGGGCCTGGGGAAGCCGGCTCAAGATCTCCCACAGCGACACCGTCATCCCCCTCCTGACCCAGGAGAAGCACCACAGGACCCGGCTGCAGAGCTGCAAGTGA